A DNA window from Candidatus Hydrogenedentota bacterium contains the following coding sequences:
- a CDS encoding methyltransferase domain-containing protein → MQTTIDLEKLHALAGTVINDVGAISNAALVAAGERLGLFKALAEGPATSEELAERTGCAERYLREWLSAQAASGYVTYDPATTQFSLSPEQEMIFVDEESPVYLLGGFTTSISVIRDGHKLDAAFQSGQGIDWGNHDGCLFCGTAKFLQTGYRANLVETWLPALEGVVPKLEAGARVADVGCGYGYSTVLMAKAYPESSFFGFDYHEPSIVEARKLASEAGLSNVRFEVAAAKALSGGPYDLIAYFDCLHDMGDPVGAVAHARTQLKADGTLLIVEPFAHDHLEHNLNPVSRAFYAASTAICTPSSLSQEVGLALGAQAGQSKLRAVLAEGGYRNVRLAAESPFNLVLEAKN, encoded by the coding sequence ATGCAGACAACCATCGATTTGGAAAAACTTCATGCCCTGGCGGGCACCGTAATCAACGACGTGGGCGCCATTTCCAACGCGGCCCTGGTGGCGGCCGGGGAGCGCCTCGGCCTCTTCAAGGCCCTGGCGGAAGGACCCGCCACCTCGGAGGAACTCGCCGAGCGCACCGGGTGCGCCGAGCGCTACCTCCGCGAGTGGCTCTCGGCCCAGGCGGCCTCGGGCTATGTGACCTATGACCCCGCCACGACGCAGTTCTCCCTCTCCCCCGAGCAGGAAATGATCTTCGTGGACGAGGAAAGCCCGGTCTACCTCCTGGGGGGATTCACCACCTCCATCTCCGTGATCCGCGACGGTCACAAGCTGGACGCCGCCTTTCAGTCGGGCCAGGGCATCGACTGGGGCAACCACGACGGCTGTCTCTTCTGCGGCACGGCGAAATTTCTCCAGACCGGTTACCGCGCGAATCTGGTGGAGACCTGGCTGCCCGCGTTGGAGGGCGTGGTACCGAAATTGGAGGCGGGCGCCCGCGTGGCGGATGTGGGCTGCGGCTATGGCTACTCCACCGTCCTCATGGCAAAGGCCTACCCGGAGAGCAGCTTCTTCGGCTTTGACTACCACGAACCTTCCATCGTGGAAGCGCGCAAGCTCGCCAGCGAAGCGGGACTGAGCAACGTGCGCTTTGAGGTCGCCGCCGCAAAGGCCCTTTCCGGCGGACCCTACGACCTTATCGCCTATTTCGATTGCCTCCACGACATGGGCGATCCCGTGGGTGCCGTGGCCCACGCCCGCACGCAGCTCAAGGCCGACGGCACACTGCTCATCGTGGAGCCCTTTGCCCACGACCACCTGGAGCACAACCTGAACCCGGTAAGCCGCGCCTTCTACGCCGCCTCCACCGCCATCTGCACACCCTCCTCCCTCAGCCAGGAAGTGGGCCTCGCCCTCGGGGCCCAGGCGGGACAATCCAAACTCCGCGCGGTCCTCGCCGAAGGCGGCTACCGCAACGTGCGCCTCGCCGCCGAAAGCCCCTTCAACCTGGTGCTGGAAGCGAAAAACTAA
- a CDS encoding TetR/AcrR family transcriptional regulator has translation MSRITAKDKLIEAALALIAEQGFPSTTVDQICERAGVSKGSFYHYFESKEDLGLETLRVYYANGTALLMDGAFASEADPAKRADGFLTHTEALAADHWKQGCLLATFVVDMAESHPRIRAEVVRLFDDIITGLAPMFQALLPVSCPVTPLQVAEHYIATLEGSIVLARAYNDPERIPAALRQFRTYLDGLKYA, from the coding sequence ATGAGTCGTATTACCGCCAAAGACAAACTAATCGAGGCCGCCCTGGCACTCATCGCAGAGCAGGGCTTTCCCTCCACCACCGTGGACCAGATCTGCGAGCGCGCCGGTGTGAGCAAAGGCAGCTTCTACCACTATTTTGAATCCAAGGAAGATCTCGGGCTGGAGACGCTGCGGGTCTATTACGCCAACGGCACGGCGCTGTTGATGGACGGCGCCTTTGCCAGCGAGGCCGATCCCGCGAAGCGGGCCGATGGCTTTCTCACCCACACGGAGGCGCTTGCGGCGGATCACTGGAAGCAGGGCTGTCTGCTGGCCACCTTCGTGGTGGACATGGCCGAGTCCCATCCCCGGATTCGGGCGGAAGTGGTCCGGCTCTTCGATGACATCATCACCGGTCTGGCTCCGATGTTTCAGGCGCTGTTGCCGGTGTCTTGCCCGGTGACCCCGCTTCAGGTGGCCGAGCATTATATCGCCACCCTGGAGGGAAGTATCGTCCTGGCAAGGGCTTACAACGACCCCGAACGCATCCCGGCGGCCCTGCGCCAGTTTCGGACTTACCTGGATGGCCTGAAGTACGCATAA
- a CDS encoding DUF1592 domain-containing protein, which yields MIKKLSDYVLSAGASLGLSGLVLLSVAARAEDEIPFETAVRPLVVKYCTECHDADVTKGDLNLDRFTTRDQAIDSLALWQRAGMRIENKEMPPRKEENQPTDEERALLTKWIGTLQIDEADCNLLANEESVAWYSGDVMSRRLNRMEYEYTLRDLLGVELSVAHLFPADGAGGEGFDNDGAALFLSAIQMEKYLAGADVALETALPERAEEAGERLAKLIPVQPSGSLSARDAAKQVLEAFAYRAWRKPPPAESLEGLLQMFDRGQARGDSYEKSIKLAMKAALVSPHFMFLAEPHPEEKGNYALGGYELASRLSYFLWSSMPDDALLASAASGALQDPNEIQAQVKRMLLDPKAEALGKQFGGQWMGISQLGEMVKPDEKRFPEYTPALQSAMRAEAYTYFNSIIREDRSLLELIQSDYAYVNKDLAAIYGIPGVEGEALQRVQLADASRGGLLGMGAMLMQTSHPLRTSPVLRGKWVMETILGAHVPPPPPNVPALPEDDHNTAGLTFRQQLEVHRENAECAGCHSKMDPLGFGLENYDPIGRWRATQADQPIDASGVLPTGETFNGPAELKTILLNQKDAFANNFTRKMLGYALGRGLNRFDNCVVDDSMEALRANDYKPSALISQIVLSYPFRHRYSSGTN from the coding sequence GTGATCAAGAAGTTGAGCGATTACGTTTTGTCTGCCGGGGCCTCGCTGGGCCTTTCGGGGCTTGTTTTGCTTTCCGTCGCCGCGCGGGCCGAGGATGAGATCCCTTTCGAGACTGCGGTTCGTCCGCTGGTGGTGAAATACTGCACGGAGTGTCACGATGCGGATGTGACGAAGGGCGACCTAAACCTGGATCGCTTCACCACGCGGGATCAGGCGATTGATTCGCTGGCGCTGTGGCAGCGGGCGGGGATGCGGATCGAAAACAAGGAAATGCCGCCGCGCAAGGAAGAGAACCAGCCCACCGATGAGGAGCGGGCGCTGCTGACGAAGTGGATCGGCACACTCCAGATCGACGAGGCGGACTGTAATCTGCTGGCGAATGAAGAGTCCGTGGCGTGGTACAGCGGCGACGTGATGAGCCGGCGTCTGAACCGGATGGAGTATGAGTACACCCTGCGCGATCTGCTGGGCGTTGAGCTGAGCGTGGCGCATTTATTTCCTGCGGACGGCGCGGGCGGCGAGGGCTTCGACAACGACGGCGCGGCGCTTTTCCTCTCGGCGATCCAGATGGAGAAATACCTCGCGGGCGCGGATGTGGCGCTGGAGACGGCCCTGCCGGAGCGCGCGGAAGAAGCCGGGGAGCGTTTGGCGAAATTGATTCCCGTGCAACCTTCGGGGAGCCTGTCCGCGCGCGACGCGGCGAAACAGGTGCTGGAGGCTTTTGCCTACCGCGCCTGGCGCAAGCCACCGCCTGCGGAGTCGCTTGAAGGCTTGTTGCAGATGTTCGACCGCGGCCAGGCCCGGGGCGACAGCTATGAGAAGTCGATCAAGCTGGCGATGAAGGCCGCGCTGGTGTCGCCCCATTTCATGTTCCTCGCGGAGCCTCACCCGGAAGAGAAGGGCAACTATGCCCTGGGCGGCTACGAGCTGGCCTCGCGCCTGAGCTATTTCCTGTGGTCCAGCATGCCGGACGACGCGCTCCTGGCCTCCGCCGCTTCGGGCGCGCTTCAGGATCCCAACGAGATCCAGGCGCAGGTGAAGCGGATGCTGCTGGACCCGAAGGCCGAAGCGCTGGGCAAGCAATTCGGCGGGCAGTGGATGGGCATTTCCCAATTGGGCGAGATGGTGAAGCCCGACGAGAAGCGTTTCCCCGAGTATACGCCGGCCCTGCAGTCGGCCATGCGCGCCGAAGCCTACACCTACTTCAACAGCATCATCCGCGAAGACCGGAGTCTGCTGGAGTTGATCCAGTCGGACTACGCCTATGTGAACAAGGACCTGGCGGCTATCTACGGGATCCCCGGTGTGGAGGGCGAGGCCCTCCAACGCGTGCAATTGGCCGATGCGAGCCGGGGCGGGCTGCTGGGCATGGGGGCCATGCTGATGCAGACGTCGCACCCCCTCCGCACGAGCCCGGTGCTCCGAGGCAAGTGGGTGATGGAGACGATACTGGGTGCCCACGTGCCGCCGCCGCCGCCCAACGTGCCCGCGCTGCCGGAAGACGACCACAATACGGCGGGACTGACCTTCCGCCAGCAGCTTGAAGTGCACCGCGAGAACGCCGAGTGCGCCGGATGCCACAGTAAGATGGACCCGCTGGGCTTTGGCCTGGAAAACTATGACCCCATCGGACGCTGGCGCGCGACTCAGGCCGACCAGCCCATCGACGCCTCCGGCGTGTTACCCACCGGCGAGACCTTTAACGGACCGGCGGAATTGAAGACGATTCTGCTGAATCAGAAAGACGCCTTCGCGAATAACTTTACGCGGAAGATGCTGGGTTATGCCCTGGGCCGGGGACTGAACCGCTTCGACAATTGCGTGGTGGACGACAGCATGGAGGCGCTGCGGGCGAATGACTACAAGCCCAGCGCACTGATCAGCCAGATTGTGTTGAGCTATCCGTTCCGGCACCGATACAGCAGCGGGACGAATTGA
- a CDS encoding type II toxin-antitoxin system RelB/DinJ family antitoxin: MSKSAVVRARIEPELKENAEAILDQLGLNPTQAITIFYRQVELRGGLPFDVSIPNAATRRVFESTDAGRELVVCDDAEDMFARLGI; the protein is encoded by the coding sequence ATGAGCAAGAGCGCCGTAGTGCGGGCACGTATTGAGCCCGAGTTGAAGGAAAATGCCGAAGCCATACTCGATCAGCTTGGGCTGAATCCTACACAGGCCATCACGATATTCTACCGTCAGGTTGAATTGCGAGGCGGCCTCCCGTTCGATGTGTCCATTCCCAATGCCGCGACGCGGCGAGTTTTCGAATCGACGGACGCGGGCCGCGAACTCGTCGTATGTGACGACGCGGAGGATATGTTCGCGCGACTGGGTATCTGA
- a CDS encoding type II toxin-antitoxin system YafQ family toxin: MLTPIYTRQFEKDVKRARKQGKNLEKFKIIASALLDEQPLDPIHRDHRLVGAYAGRRECHMESDWLLIYKLEPPKLIFERMGRHSDLFKK; this comes from the coding sequence ATGTTGACTCCGATTTATACTCGCCAATTCGAGAAGGATGTGAAGCGAGCAAGGAAACAGGGTAAGAATCTGGAAAAGTTCAAAATCATTGCAAGCGCCTTACTCGACGAGCAACCATTGGATCCGATCCATCGCGATCATCGTCTGGTCGGGGCCTATGCGGGACGCCGTGAATGTCATATGGAGTCGGATTGGCTCTTGATCTATAAATTGGAACCACCAAAGCTAATATTCGAGCGAATGGGAAGACATTCCGATCTTTTCAAGAAGTGA
- a CDS encoding DUF1552 domain-containing protein — MGAALALPALDLMMPARASAAAKAPVRMACLYFPNGVWQDNWIPKESGHNYTMPYSLEPLAELKKDFNVFSGLDKANSRQGDGHYAKTANFLTGEPVAKTTGKNISAGGISMDQLAAQQLGHLTPLPSMELGIDPVISGIDSNVGFTRLYGSYISWRSATQPVAKEINPRFAYERLFGSKDGGGVVANADFQSFLDLALEDAKRLRGQLGRDDQVKLDEYMDSVRAVEERIAFALKPDPRDWKPDTPADLPGSPVVPASFEEHVRIMMDLMVLAFQTDSTRVMSFMFANDVSGRNFSFVPGVSGGHHDMSHHEHKEEKIKQYSEINRWHCGQYAYLLNKLKAIPEGEGNLLDNSMILFGSSISDGNRHDPNNLPILVAGKGGGVFETGQHVASPKNTPLCNLYHTMLGAMGVETESFGDSNGVLKDALVSERYCDRNGIC, encoded by the coding sequence ATGGGCGCGGCCTTGGCCCTGCCCGCCCTCGACCTGATGATGCCCGCGCGGGCGTCGGCGGCCGCCAAAGCGCCCGTTCGCATGGCCTGCCTCTATTTCCCCAACGGTGTCTGGCAGGACAACTGGATCCCCAAGGAGTCCGGGCACAACTACACCATGCCCTACTCACTGGAGCCACTGGCGGAGTTGAAAAAGGACTTTAACGTGTTCTCCGGTCTGGACAAGGCCAACAGCCGCCAGGGCGACGGGCACTATGCGAAGACAGCAAACTTTCTCACGGGCGAACCCGTGGCCAAGACCACCGGCAAGAATATCAGTGCCGGCGGTATCTCCATGGACCAGCTCGCCGCGCAGCAACTGGGTCATTTGACGCCCCTGCCCTCCATGGAGCTGGGCATCGACCCGGTGATCTCCGGCATCGACAGCAACGTGGGTTTCACGCGCCTCTACGGCTCTTACATCTCGTGGCGTTCGGCCACTCAACCCGTGGCGAAGGAGATCAATCCCCGCTTCGCCTATGAGCGTCTCTTCGGCAGCAAAGACGGTGGCGGTGTGGTCGCGAATGCGGATTTCCAGAGCTTTCTCGATCTTGCGCTGGAGGATGCGAAGCGCCTGCGCGGCCAGCTCGGCCGGGATGATCAGGTGAAGCTGGACGAATATATGGATTCCGTGCGCGCCGTGGAAGAGCGGATCGCATTTGCGTTGAAGCCCGATCCGCGAGACTGGAAGCCCGATACCCCGGCGGATCTGCCGGGATCGCCGGTGGTGCCCGCGAGCTTTGAAGAGCACGTACGCATCATGATGGACCTCATGGTGCTCGCCTTCCAAACCGACTCCACGCGGGTCATGTCCTTCATGTTTGCCAACGACGTGTCGGGCCGAAATTTCTCCTTCGTGCCCGGCGTGAGCGGCGGCCACCACGACATGTCGCACCACGAGCACAAGGAAGAAAAAATCAAGCAGTACAGCGAGATCAACCGCTGGCACTGCGGGCAGTACGCCTACCTGCTCAACAAGCTCAAGGCCATTCCCGAGGGCGAAGGCAACCTGTTGGACAACAGCATGATCCTCTTCGGCTCCAGCATTTCCGATGGCAACCGCCACGACCCGAACAACCTGCCCATCCTCGTGGCGGGCAAGGGGGGCGGCGTTTTCGAGACCGGCCAGCACGTGGCCAGCCCGAAGAACACGCCCCTGTGCAACCTCTACCACACGATGCTCGGTGCCATGGGCGTGGAGACAGAATCCTTCGGCGACAGCAACGGCGTTTTGAAAGATGCGCTGGTCTCGGAGCGGTATTGCGATCGGAACGGGATCTGCTGA
- a CDS encoding metallophosphoesterase, whose protein sequence is MKYTRITVLALAAFSVAVVCVQGQDLPKSGPRRAKEKGAGRQGQQSGGASPQSFSFHTEVPAHDADIVLCRPTATGVTASVLVYAGASGQIRFGLTAEKLDQQSPVQALTAGEPASIVLDGLMPDRQYFYQFEARSENGQLLASPPVSSFHTQRAPGSAFTFAIQADSHLDGATNPAVYLETLNNEREAKADFLIDLGDTFMTDKHPDRESAHRQYLAQRYYFGQVAHATPLFLVLGNHDGESGRLAAGPDSLGVWSNGRRKKYFPNPVPDGFYTGNSAAHAEAGMLENYYAWTWGDALFVVLDPFWYTGTSNRGPTAFWDRSLGEAQYGWLVQTLSQSKAAHKFVFIHHLVGGADKNARGGAEASHFFEWGGHELDGSEAFDARRPGWSEPIHDLMLSQGVSAVFHGHDHFFMKQERDGVVYQLLPQPGHKGQGSSRSAAEYGYISGDIETGSGYLRVSVRPESATVAFMRTPLSAGGSGALPNAEVAYEYTIPARGAK, encoded by the coding sequence GTGAAGTATACCCGTATAACAGTATTGGCTCTGGCTGCCTTCAGCGTGGCGGTAGTCTGCGTGCAGGGGCAGGATTTGCCGAAGTCCGGACCCCGTCGCGCGAAGGAAAAGGGGGCGGGTCGGCAGGGACAGCAAAGCGGCGGCGCATCTCCCCAGTCCTTTTCGTTCCACACCGAAGTGCCGGCCCACGACGCAGATATCGTGTTGTGCCGACCAACCGCAACAGGGGTTACAGCGAGCGTGCTGGTCTATGCCGGAGCCTCAGGCCAGATTCGCTTCGGCCTGACCGCCGAGAAGCTGGACCAGCAATCACCAGTTCAGGCTTTAACCGCCGGTGAGCCGGCCTCGATAGTGCTGGATGGTCTCATGCCGGATCGGCAGTACTTTTACCAGTTCGAGGCCCGCAGTGAGAATGGCCAGTTGCTTGCGTCGCCCCCCGTTTCGAGTTTTCACACCCAGCGCGCCCCCGGAAGCGCCTTTACCTTTGCGATTCAGGCGGACTCGCACCTGGACGGGGCGACCAACCCTGCCGTGTATCTGGAGACCTTGAACAACGAACGGGAGGCAAAGGCGGACTTTCTGATCGACCTGGGCGACACGTTTATGACGGACAAGCATCCGGATCGGGAATCCGCCCACCGGCAATATCTGGCGCAGCGTTACTACTTCGGCCAGGTAGCCCACGCCACCCCGCTGTTTCTGGTGCTTGGGAATCACGACGGCGAATCAGGACGACTGGCGGCGGGTCCGGACAGTCTGGGCGTCTGGTCCAATGGGAGGCGAAAGAAGTACTTTCCCAATCCGGTACCCGACGGCTTCTACACCGGTAACAGTGCAGCCCATGCAGAGGCGGGCATGCTGGAGAACTACTACGCGTGGACCTGGGGCGATGCGCTTTTCGTCGTTCTCGATCCCTTTTGGTATACGGGCACGAGCAATCGTGGGCCGACGGCCTTCTGGGATCGAAGCCTGGGCGAGGCGCAATACGGTTGGCTGGTGCAGACCCTTTCCCAGAGCAAGGCGGCGCACAAGTTTGTCTTCATTCACCATCTGGTCGGCGGCGCGGACAAGAACGCGCGCGGTGGAGCGGAGGCCTCACACTTTTTCGAGTGGGGCGGTCACGAGCTGGACGGAAGCGAAGCATTTGACGCCAGGCGTCCGGGTTGGTCGGAACCCATTCACGATCTGATGCTGAGTCAAGGCGTATCGGCCGTGTTTCACGGGCACGATCACTTCTTTATGAAGCAGGAGCGCGACGGTGTGGTGTATCAACTCTTGCCGCAACCCGGCCACAAGGGTCAGGGTAGTTCGCGGAGCGCGGCAGAGTACGGCTACATCTCGGGTGACATTGAAACGGGCTCGGGCTATCTGCGCGTTTCAGTTCGCCCCGAGTCGGCCACAGTGGCGTTTATGAGGACGCCCCTGAGCGCGGGCGGCAGTGGGGCGTTACCGAACGCAGAGGTGGCCTATGAATATACGATTCCCGCCCGCGGTGCAAAGTGA
- a CDS encoding YHYH protein, producing MKSRTILVLLYALALLPVSTVFAHAGHGESSSDYRQWSDSVGAHQWDAAFVLERNGTVLLRKPDDSMVRVGMEELSDNDRSWVVQRVARIHALNMTLAAPADAPGQSAPASAGEGKVPVPVRYFEPFVPHVSVTWNDTHLVVESDGMPDHPMMVGIRAWNQQVPLPQAYRGNNAFRIPINPQVAPSSTPAPYLNAIAVAVNGVPIFHPIKQDGRTDTVANGELDEYGGHSGRADDYHYHIAPRHLEKIVGEGNPVAYSLDGYPIVVAKEEQGRPVVTLDENHGHLDGAGNYSYYSTTAFPYLNISYRGVVDLENRPRALGVRPYTQPLQGARITEFEKVADGSYRLTYDVAGATGSIAYTVGNDGARFTFTGADGTSTSESYPPASEGRGGKGGGGDGGGNKEGGKRGGGNKGGGNKGGGNRGGGPVVEGGGSASSPREGSRGPAPSGDGEPRQPWILAHAAELDTDQDGAISRAEVTLEANRAFDGYDGNKDDSLSSDELAKQSSVRSAMGGFIKGHAKEVNQNGDAGLTRDELLAVATRMFDRMDSDGDGIASATELKASQRGAGQESKGRRNNQNGAEDRSRSGE from the coding sequence ATGAAGAGCCGAACTATTCTTGTATTGCTGTACGCGCTTGCGTTGCTTCCGGTGTCCACCGTATTCGCCCATGCGGGCCATGGGGAGTCCAGTTCAGACTATCGGCAGTGGTCTGATTCGGTTGGGGCCCATCAGTGGGATGCTGCCTTTGTGCTGGAACGAAATGGGACCGTGTTGTTGCGGAAACCCGACGACAGTATGGTGCGCGTAGGGATGGAAGAGCTCAGTGACAACGATAGAAGCTGGGTGGTGCAGCGCGTCGCCCGTATTCACGCGCTCAACATGACGCTTGCCGCACCCGCCGACGCGCCGGGTCAGTCTGCCCCAGCGTCCGCCGGAGAAGGAAAAGTACCGGTGCCCGTGCGCTACTTTGAGCCTTTTGTGCCGCATGTTTCCGTTACCTGGAACGATACCCACCTGGTCGTTGAGTCCGACGGCATGCCGGATCACCCCATGATGGTGGGGATCCGCGCTTGGAATCAGCAGGTGCCGCTTCCGCAGGCCTACCGGGGCAACAACGCCTTTCGTATACCCATTAATCCGCAGGTGGCTCCTTCGTCCACTCCGGCCCCATACCTTAATGCGATCGCGGTGGCGGTAAACGGTGTGCCAATCTTTCATCCAATCAAGCAGGACGGCCGCACCGACACCGTCGCCAATGGCGAGCTCGATGAGTATGGCGGACACTCGGGTCGCGCGGATGATTATCACTACCATATTGCACCGCGTCACTTGGAAAAAATTGTGGGCGAAGGGAATCCGGTGGCCTACTCCCTTGACGGCTATCCGATCGTAGTGGCGAAGGAGGAGCAAGGTCGACCCGTGGTAACCCTGGATGAGAATCACGGGCATCTTGACGGGGCGGGAAATTACAGCTACTACAGTACGACGGCCTTCCCCTATCTGAATATCAGTTACCGCGGCGTGGTCGATCTGGAGAATCGGCCACGGGCATTGGGTGTCCGGCCCTACACGCAACCGTTGCAGGGCGCGCGCATTACAGAATTCGAGAAAGTCGCCGATGGAAGCTATCGTCTCACCTATGATGTGGCGGGGGCGACAGGTTCCATTGCCTACACCGTTGGAAATGATGGCGCACGGTTCACCTTTACGGGCGCCGATGGGACTTCGACAAGCGAGTCTTATCCACCGGCATCCGAGGGCCGCGGTGGTAAAGGGGGTGGTGGCGATGGAGGCGGCAATAAGGAAGGCGGGAAAAGGGGTGGTGGCAACAAGGGAGGCGGCAATAAAGGAGGGGGCAACCGAGGTGGTGGCCCTGTTGTTGAGGGTGGCGGTTCTGCGTCGTCCCCGCGCGAAGGCTCCCGCGGGCCTGCCCCATCGGGTGATGGCGAGCCGCGCCAACCGTGGATTCTGGCCCACGCGGCCGAACTCGACACTGATCAGGACGGCGCTATCTCGCGCGCTGAGGTGACGCTGGAAGCCAACCGCGCGTTTGACGGCTACGACGGGAACAAAGATGACTCGCTCAGTTCCGACGAACTCGCCAAACAGTCCAGTGTTCGCTCCGCCATGGGAGGTTTCATTAAAGGCCACGCGAAAGAGGTCAATCAAAACGGGGACGCCGGACTCACCCGGGATGAACTCCTGGCGGTGGCCACGCGGATGTTTGACCGAATGGACAGCGACGGCGACGGAATAGCTTCCGCCACCGAATTGAAGGCGTCGCAGCGTGGAGCCGGACAAGAGTCGAAGGGTCGGCGAAACAACCAGAATGGCGCGGAAGACCGCAGCCGGTCGGGAGAATAG
- a CDS encoding sulfatase — MKRTNFQEAFRVLTASVFLAASVLFVSCASAKESGMAKRPNFILILSDDQGWDGLSVSMHPEVAASKSPVCETPNLERLAAQAMRFSNAYAPAPVCSPTRISIQTGKSPAQVHWTQAAPSMTAADGYPLVPPSQHRSIAPESVTIGNLLKSAGYGTAHYGKWHLSGGGPGNFCYDEHDGDTGNEDAAPFVDPNPVDIFGMSTRACQFMEKNVAAGRPFYIQLSYNALHYSENALKSTIEKYRAKMPNATERVITRAAITENLDSGVGQVLATVETLGVADQTYVIYMSDNGSGGGGKGARGGLSGGKGALAEGGIRVPFIIRGPGIPANSWCHVPIVGYDLLPTLCSLAGVEGALPVGLEGGNIAPLFADGTGEVSRPLPGLLFHFPHYQGSNTPQSAIRVGDFKLLKFYETGELQLYNLTTDISEQHNLTASMPEKTSELAALLESRLRAVGAGLPEKNPQYDPSKPPSGRASRIAGEAGKAQRSGKSGNGGAGEKKVQGMKKQKPVQ, encoded by the coding sequence ATGAAACGAACCAATTTTCAAGAAGCATTCCGCGTGCTTACAGCCAGCGTATTCCTGGCAGCTTCCGTACTGTTCGTCTCCTGCGCGTCGGCGAAAGAGTCAGGCATGGCGAAGCGCCCCAACTTCATCCTGATCCTCTCTGACGATCAGGGTTGGGATGGGTTGTCGGTTTCCATGCATCCTGAGGTTGCCGCATCGAAAAGTCCGGTCTGCGAGACGCCCAATCTTGAGCGTCTTGCCGCGCAGGCCATGCGCTTCTCCAATGCCTACGCCCCGGCCCCGGTCTGTTCGCCGACGCGCATCAGCATCCAGACGGGCAAGAGTCCCGCGCAGGTTCACTGGACCCAGGCGGCCCCGTCCATGACCGCGGCCGATGGCTATCCCCTGGTACCGCCTTCTCAGCATCGCTCGATAGCGCCCGAGAGCGTGACCATAGGAAACCTGTTGAAGTCTGCGGGCTATGGGACGGCCCACTACGGAAAGTGGCATCTCAGCGGGGGCGGGCCGGGAAATTTTTGCTACGACGAGCATGACGGCGACACGGGAAATGAGGATGCCGCACCCTTTGTGGATCCCAATCCCGTGGATATCTTCGGCATGTCGACGCGTGCTTGCCAATTCATGGAAAAGAACGTCGCGGCGGGTCGTCCCTTCTACATCCAGCTTTCCTATAATGCGCTCCACTATTCCGAGAACGCCCTGAAGTCCACCATAGAGAAGTACCGGGCGAAGATGCCCAATGCGACAGAGCGTGTGATAACCCGTGCGGCTATCACCGAGAACCTGGACAGCGGCGTCGGGCAGGTGCTTGCCACGGTCGAAACGCTGGGTGTCGCGGACCAGACCTACGTCATCTACATGTCGGACAACGGGTCGGGCGGTGGTGGCAAAGGGGCTCGAGGAGGACTGAGCGGCGGCAAGGGCGCGCTGGCGGAGGGCGGAATACGGGTGCCCTTCATCATTCGCGGTCCCGGCATTCCCGCCAACTCGTGGTGCCATGTGCCCATTGTGGGTTATGACCTGTTGCCCACGCTTTGCAGCCTCGCCGGGGTGGAGGGGGCGCTTCCCGTCGGCCTGGAGGGGGGCAATATCGCACCGCTCTTTGCCGACGGAACCGGCGAAGTTTCGCGGCCACTGCCTGGACTGCTTTTCCACTTCCCTCACTATCAGGGAAGCAACACGCCACAGTCGGCCATACGTGTCGGCGACTTCAAACTCCTCAAGTTCTATGAAACCGGCGAGCTTCAGTTGTACAACCTCACAACGGATATCAGCGAGCAGCACAATCTAACCGCGAGCATGCCGGAGAAGACTTCCGAATTGGCCGCCCTCCTGGAAAGTCGACTTCGCGCCGTGGGAGCAGGATTGCCCGAAAAGAATCCGCAGTATGACCCGTCCAAACCCCCGTCGGGTCGAGCGAGCCGAATCGCCGGAGAAGCTGGGAAGGCTCAACGGTCAGGCAAATCGGGCAATGGGGGCGCGGGAGAGAAAAAGGTTCAGGGAATGAAGAAGCAAAAGCCTGTTCAATAG